The DNA window CGCGGGCGGCGGCCACGTCGTCGGCCTGCGCCACGGCCACCCCCAGGCGCCGGCCCGGGCGCGCCTCGGGCTTGCCGAACAGGCGCAGGTCCGTCCCCGGCACGGCCAGCGCCTCGGCGACGCCCTCGAAGCGCGCCCCCGCGCCCGGGGCGCCGGCCAGCGGGGACCTGATGACGGCGGAGGCGGCGGCCGAGCGCAGCGAGGTGTCCACCGGCAGGCCCAGCAGGGCCCGGGCGTGCAGCTCGAACTCGTTCAGGCGCTGGCTGGCCAGGGTGACCAGGCCGGTGTCGTGGGGGCGGGGGGAGACCTCGGAGAACAGGACCTGCCCGCCGCGCACGAACAGCTCGACGCCGAACACGCCCCAGCCACCCAGGGCCCCCGTCACCGCCGCGGCCGCGGCCCGGGCGTCCTCCAGGGCCGCCGGCTCCAGGGCCTGCGGCTGCCAGGACTCCACATAATCGCCGGCCTCCTGGCGGTGCCCGATGGGCTCGCAGAAGCTCGTGACCGTGGCCCCGGTGCGCGCCTCGCGCGAGCGCACGGTCAGCAGCGTGATCTCGGCGTCGAAGTCGACCAGGCCCTCGACAATGACCCGCCCCCGGTCCACGCGCCCGCCCTCGGCGGCGCGGCGCCAGGCCGCCTCCAGCTCCCCGGGGCGGCGCACCACCGACTGGCCGTGCCCGGAGGAGGACATGACCGGTTTGACCACGCACGGCAGGCCCACCCGCCGGGCCCCGGCCGCCAGCTCGTCCGGGGACGAGGCGAAGACGTAGGGGCTGGTCGCCAGCCCCAGCTCCTCGGCCGCCAGACGGCGGATGGCCTCGCGGTCCATGGTCAGGCGGGCCGCCCGCGCCGTCGGCACCACGCGCACATCCTCGGCCTCCTCCAGGGCCACCAGGGCGTCGGTGGCCAGGGCCTCGATCTCGGGGACGACGACGTCGGCGCCGCACGAGCGGATGGCCGCGGTCAGCGCCCGAGGGTCGCTCATATCCACCGTCAGGGCGTTGTGGGCCACCTGCTGGGCGGGGGCCCCCTCGTAGCGGTCGATGGCGGTGACCTCCACCCCCAGGCGCGTCAGGGCGATGGCGATCTCCTTGCCGAGCTCGCCCGCGCCCAGCAGGGCCACGCGGGTGGCCGAGTCCGTCCACGGGGTGCCCAGGACGGGCGGCGGGGGAGGGGGCTGAGTACTCATGGCGGACCCTTCGTCGACGGTCGGGCGCGCAGGGCGGCGCCTGGCCCCACGCTACCGGTCGGCGTGCCATGATCGGGCCATGGACTCTCAGGACCGCAGCCTCCCGCACCCGACCCAGGCCGGGACCGGCCGGGACGCGGTACCCGCCTCGCTCCCGGAGGCCGACCTGGTCGCGCCGCCCGTCCGGCCGGCCGAGCGGCCCGAGATGATCATTGTCACCGGCATGTCCGGGGCGGGCCGCTCCCGGGCGGCCAACGCCCTGGAGGACCTGGACTGGTACGTCGTGGACAACCTGCCCCCGCAGCTCCTGCCGGCCCTGGCGGGGATGATGACCTCGGTGGGGGCGGGCGTGCACCGGCTGGCCGCCGTCGTAGACGTGCGCAGCCGCGCCTTCTTCGCCAGCTTCATGCAGTACCGGCGCGAGCTGCGCGAGGCGGGTACCAATGTGCGCGTGCTCTTCCTTGACGCCTCCGACGCGAGCCTGGTGCGGCGCTTCGAGTCCTCCCGCAGGCCCCACCCCCTCCAGGGCTCGGGTACCATCCTCGACGGCATCGAGCAGGAGCGGACGCTGCTGGCCGGCCTCAAGGCCGTGGCGGACGACGTCATCGACACCACGAACCTGTCCGTCCACGAGCTGGCCCGGCGCGTGCGCGAACTGGTGGCCACCGAGTCCGACCTGGCCCTGCGGGTGACGGTCATGTCCTTCGGCTTCAAGTACGGCCTGCCCATGGACGCCGACCACGTCCTCGACGTCCGCTTCATCCCCAACCCCTACTGGGTGACCGAGCTGCGCCACCTGACGGGGAAGGACGCGCCCGTGGCCGACTACGTCTTCCGCCAGGGCGGCGCCGCCGCTTTCGTCGACGGTTACGCCGACCTGCTGGCGCCGGCCCTGCCGCGCTACGTCGACGAGCTCAAGCCCAATGTCACCATCGCTGTCGGCTGCACCGGCGGCAAGCACCGCTCGGTCGCCTGCGCGGAACGGATCGCGGCGCGCCTGCGCTCGGCGGGCTTCGCCGTCGTCGCCCAGCACCGGGACCTGGGAAGGGAATAGACATGAACCAGAAGCGGTCCACGACCCTGGACGCCGACGGGTGGCCGCGCCGCGGCGAGGAGGGGCCGGCCGTCGTGGCCCTGGGCGGCGGGCACGGTCTGTCCGCCACCCTGCGGGCCCTGCGCCACGTCACGCACCGGCTGACCGCCGTGGTCACCGTGGCCGACGACGGCGGCTCCTCGGGGCGCCTGCGACGCGAATTCGGCTGCCTGCCCCCCGGCGACCTGCGCATGGCGCTGGCCGCCCTCACCGATGACTCCGAATGGGGGCTGACCTGGCGCGACGTCCTCCAGCACCGCTTCGCCGGCCACGGCGAGCTGGACAACCACGCCCTGGGCAACCTGCTCATTCTGGCCCTGTGGCAGCTGCTGGGCGACGACGTGGGCGGGCTGGACTGGGTGGGGCGGCTGCTGGGCATCCACGGGCGCGTGGTGCCCATGAGCCCCTCGCCGCTGGTCATTGAGGCCGACGTCGTCGACGGCGCCCACCGCGAGCGCGTCAGCGGCCAGGTGGCCGTGGCCACCGCCCGCGGGCGGCTGGAGAACGTGGCCCTGGTGCCCGCCGACGCCCAGGCCCACCCGGTGGCCGTGCAGGCCATCGAGGGGGCCGACTGGGTGGTCCTGGGCCCCGGCTCCTGGTACAGCTCGGTGCTGCCCCACCTCATCCTGCCCTCCATGCGCCGGGCCCTGCTGGAGGCGCGAGCGCGCCGGGTGCTCATCCTCAACCTGTCCGCCCAGCACGGGGAGACGGACGGGATGACCGCCGCGGACCACGTGCGGGTCCTGGCCGACTGCGCCCCGGACCTGCGCCTGGACGTGATCCTGGCCGACCCCTCCACCGTGGAGGACATTGAGGCGCTGGGCTCCGTGGCCCGCTCCATGGGCGCCACGCTGGTGCTGCGCCAGGTGCGCTCCAGCGACGGGCTGTGCCACCATGACCCGTTGCGGCTGGCCGCCGCCCTGCGGGACGCCTTCGACGGCGTCGTCGGCGACGTCGGCCCCGACGGGGCGCGGGCCTGACGGCCCGCCCCGCGCGCCGGCGTCGGCGCGCCGCCGATCCACACACCGCCGATCACAATCGAGGAGCCCCATATGTCGCTGACGGTCGCCGTCAAGGACGAGCTGGCGCGCGTCGCGCCCGGCACCTCCGCCCAGAGGCGCGCCGAGGTCGCCTCGATGCTGCGCTTCGCGGGGGGCCTGCACATTGTGTCGGGCCGGATCGTGATCGAGGCGGATCTGGACCACGGGGGGGCGGTGCGCCGGCTGCACCACGCGCTCAGGGACCTGTTCGCCATGGAGTCGGAGCTGGTGGTGGTGCGCGGCGGGTCCCTGCACCGGGGCTCGCGCTACGTGCTGCGCGTGACCGAGCGGGGCAAGGACCTGGCGCGGCTGACGGGGCTGGTGGACGGGCGCGGCCGGCCGGTGCGGGGCATGCCGGTCGCCGTCGTCCAGGGCGGGCGGGCCGCGGCGGCCGCCGCCTGGCGGGGGGCCTTCCTGGCGCGCGGTTCGCTCACCGAGCCGGGGCGCTCCTCCTCCCTGGAGGTCACCTGCCCCGGCAGTGAGGCGGCCCTGGCCCTGGTGGGCGCGGCCCGCCGCTTCGACATTGTGGCCAAGGCCCGGGAGGTGCGCGGGGCGGACCGGGTGGTGGTGCGCGACGGGGAGGCGATTGGGATCCTGCTCAAGCGGATGGGGGCGGCCGAGGCCCACCGGCGGTGGGGGGAGCGGCGCTCGCGGCGCGAGACCCGCGGGACGGCCAACCGGCTGGCTAATTTCGACGACGCCAATCTGCGCCGTTCGGCGCGCGCGGCGGTGGCCTCGGGGGCGCGCGTGGAGCGGGCCTTCGAGATCCTGGGCGAGGACGTGCCCGCCCACCTGGTCCAGGCGGGGCGGCTGCGCATGGAGCACAAGCAGGCGAGCCTGGAGGAGCTGGGGCAGCTGTCGGACCCCCAGTTGACCAAGGACGCCGTGGCGGGGCGGATCCGGCGTCTGCTGGCCATGGCGGACAAGCGCGCCCACGAGCTGGGGGTGCCGGACACGGAGTCGGTCCTCACCCAGGAGATGCTCGACATGTGAGGCGGGCGGGCGCCGTGCGGGGCGGTCGTCTAGGACGACGGTCCCGGTGATGTGACTCTCGTGCGTCATGCGGGGCGCGGCGGCCCGCCCTGTTCGCCCTTGGCGTGGTCGGCGGTCACACGCGGCCAGTCCGTG is part of the Actinomyces sp. oral taxon 414 genome and encodes:
- a CDS encoding gluconeogenesis factor YvcK family protein; its protein translation is MNQKRSTTLDADGWPRRGEEGPAVVALGGGHGLSATLRALRHVTHRLTAVVTVADDGGSSGRLRREFGCLPPGDLRMALAALTDDSEWGLTWRDVLQHRFAGHGELDNHALGNLLILALWQLLGDDVGGLDWVGRLLGIHGRVVPMSPSPLVIEADVVDGAHRERVSGQVAVATARGRLENVALVPADAQAHPVAVQAIEGADWVVLGPGSWYSSVLPHLILPSMRRALLEARARRVLILNLSAQHGETDGMTAADHVRVLADCAPDLRLDVILADPSTVEDIEALGSVARSMGATLVLRQVRSSDGLCHHDPLRLAAALRDAFDGVVGDVGPDGARA
- the rapZ gene encoding RNase adapter RapZ, which translates into the protein MDSQDRSLPHPTQAGTGRDAVPASLPEADLVAPPVRPAERPEMIIVTGMSGAGRSRAANALEDLDWYVVDNLPPQLLPALAGMMTSVGAGVHRLAAVVDVRSRAFFASFMQYRRELREAGTNVRVLFLDASDASLVRRFESSRRPHPLQGSGTILDGIEQERTLLAGLKAVADDVIDTTNLSVHELARRVRELVATESDLALRVTVMSFGFKYGLPMDADHVLDVRFIPNPYWVTELRHLTGKDAPVADYVFRQGGAAAFVDGYADLLAPALPRYVDELKPNVTIAVGCTGGKHRSVACAERIAARLRSAGFAVVAQHRDLGRE
- the whiA gene encoding DNA-binding protein WhiA; translation: MSLTVAVKDELARVAPGTSAQRRAEVASMLRFAGGLHIVSGRIVIEADLDHGGAVRRLHHALRDLFAMESELVVVRGGSLHRGSRYVLRVTERGKDLARLTGLVDGRGRPVRGMPVAVVQGGRAAAAAAWRGAFLARGSLTEPGRSSSLEVTCPGSEAALALVGAARRFDIVAKAREVRGADRVVVRDGEAIGILLKRMGAAEAHRRWGERRSRRETRGTANRLANFDDANLRRSARAAVASGARVERAFEILGEDVPAHLVQAGRLRMEHKQASLEELGQLSDPQLTKDAVAGRIRRLLAMADKRAHELGVPDTESVLTQEMLDM
- the purT gene encoding formate-dependent phosphoribosylglycinamide formyltransferase, translated to MSTQPPPPPPVLGTPWTDSATRVALLGAGELGKEIAIALTRLGVEVTAIDRYEGAPAQQVAHNALTVDMSDPRALTAAIRSCGADVVVPEIEALATDALVALEEAEDVRVVPTARAARLTMDREAIRRLAAEELGLATSPYVFASSPDELAAGARRVGLPCVVKPVMSSSGHGQSVVRRPGELEAAWRRAAEGGRVDRGRVIVEGLVDFDAEITLLTVRSREARTGATVTSFCEPIGHRQEAGDYVESWQPQALEPAALEDARAAAAAVTGALGGWGVFGVELFVRGGQVLFSEVSPRPHDTGLVTLASQRLNEFELHARALLGLPVDTSLRSAAASAVIRSPLAGAPGAGARFEGVAEALAVPGTDLRLFGKPEARPGRRLGVAVAQADDVAAARERARAAAGAVRVVR